One genomic window of Polaromonas sp. SP1 includes the following:
- a CDS encoding cytochrome c, with protein MKAFACIAAAATLMALAAPASAQFAKPEDAIKYRQSALFVMGQHFGRVGAMANGRVPFDAKVAAENAEIVAEMAKLPWVAFGPGTDKGGNTKAKPEIWTEQAKFKEHSDKLVAESAKLAAAAKTGNLDNLKTAFTATAGSCKACHDAFRAQ; from the coding sequence ATGAAAGCATTTGCCTGTATCGCTGCGGCCGCCACCCTGATGGCCCTGGCCGCCCCGGCTTCGGCGCAGTTTGCCAAGCCTGAAGACGCCATCAAATACCGCCAGAGCGCGCTGTTTGTGATGGGCCAGCACTTCGGACGCGTCGGCGCCATGGCCAACGGCCGTGTGCCTTTCGACGCCAAGGTCGCTGCGGAAAACGCCGAAATCGTGGCCGAGATGGCCAAGCTGCCATGGGTTGCCTTTGGCCCCGGCACCGACAAGGGCGGCAACACCAAGGCCAAGCCTGAAATCTGGACCGAGCAGGCCAAGTTCAAGGAACACAGCGACAAGCTGGTGGCAGAGTCGGCCAAGCTGGCCGCTGCCGCCAAAACCGGCAACCTGGACAACCTGAAGACGGCGTTTACGGCGACCGCCGGCAGCTGCAAGGCTTGCCACGACGCTTTCAGAGCACAGTAA
- a CDS encoding DUF1737 domain-containing protein, with product MTSPATTPPDGLPHYRLLTGPDDASFCHRVSETLALGYELYGSPAATFNGERVIVAQAVLWPAVRNGKA from the coding sequence ATGACATCACCTGCCACCACGCCGCCCGACGGCCTTCCGCACTACCGCCTCCTCACCGGCCCGGACGACGCGAGCTTTTGCCACCGGGTGAGTGAAACCCTCGCGCTGGGTTACGAGCTTTACGGCTCACCGGCGGCAACCTTCAACGGCGAGCGTGTGATCGTGGCGCAGGCGGTGCTGTGGCCTGCAGTTCGCAACGGCAAGGCATGA
- a CDS encoding DinB family protein, with amino-acid sequence MSNALPLNPATLQAMADFPRQLEQFYDAIPPSHKDWTPPSWDGIPSETFTALGQVCHVRDIEIDGYHVRIQRTLAENNPLLESLDGYVLEKERDYAHADANEVLAAFRAARVKTMAILAGITPQQLDRTAEFEGYGALTLRSLVHYLCSHDQQHLAGLQWLLGKIDAAGAADEKGKL; translated from the coding sequence ATGAGCAACGCCCTGCCCCTGAACCCCGCCACCCTGCAGGCGATGGCGGATTTCCCGCGCCAGCTGGAGCAGTTCTACGACGCGATTCCGCCAAGCCACAAGGACTGGACGCCGCCGTCATGGGACGGCATTCCGAGCGAAACTTTTACGGCACTGGGCCAGGTTTGCCATGTGCGGGACATCGAGATCGACGGCTACCACGTGCGGATTCAGCGCACGCTGGCAGAAAACAATCCGCTGCTGGAATCGCTGGACGGCTACGTGCTGGAAAAGGAACGCGACTACGCACACGCCGATGCGAATGAAGTGCTGGCGGCGTTTCGCGCCGCGCGTGTGAAGACGATGGCGATCCTGGCGGGCATCACACCGCAGCAGCTGGACCGCACGGCGGAGTTCGAAGGCTACGGCGCGCTGACGCTGCGCAGCCTGGTGCACTATTTGTGCAGCCACGACCAGCAGCATTTGGCGGGTTTGCAGTGGCTGCTGGGGAAGATTGATGCGGCTGGCGCTGCAGATGAAAAAGGGAAGTTGTAA
- a CDS encoding DUF4197 domain-containing protein — translation MQRRNFNQAGVSALGALILATYHQAHALSLGDLSGISNADASAGLKTALEKGAVAAVALLGKTDGFLGNPKVRIPLPGYLEDASKLLKNFGQGKRIDELVTSINRAAEAAVPMGKDLLVNAVRTMNVNDAKNILTGGETSVTTFFAEKTRAPLGVKFLPVVTKATEKVGLANKYNEFAGKAAGFGLVKKEDANIQQYVTGKSLDGLYLIIGEEEKKIRQDPVGTGSAILKKVFGGMK, via the coding sequence ATGCAACGTCGCAATTTTAACCAGGCAGGCGTCAGCGCGTTGGGCGCACTGATATTGGCCACCTACCACCAAGCCCACGCGCTTTCACTCGGGGATTTGTCCGGCATCAGCAATGCCGACGCCAGCGCGGGCCTGAAAACCGCCCTTGAAAAAGGCGCGGTTGCAGCCGTCGCCCTGCTGGGCAAGACAGATGGATTCCTCGGAAACCCAAAAGTTCGCATTCCTTTGCCCGGATACCTGGAAGACGCGTCGAAATTGCTGAAAAACTTCGGCCAGGGCAAACGCATCGATGAGCTGGTCACCTCCATCAACCGCGCCGCCGAAGCCGCCGTGCCCATGGGCAAGGACCTGCTGGTCAATGCGGTGCGCACCATGAACGTGAACGACGCCAAGAACATCCTGACGGGTGGCGAGACTTCAGTGACCACCTTCTTTGCCGAAAAAACCCGCGCCCCGCTGGGCGTGAAGTTTCTGCCCGTGGTGACCAAGGCGACCGAAAAAGTCGGGCTGGCCAACAAATACAACGAATTCGCTGGCAAGGCCGCCGGCTTTGGCCTGGTCAAGAAAGAAGACGCCAACATCCAGCAATACGTCACCGGCAAGTCGCTGGACGGCCTTTACCTCATCATCGGCGAAGAAGAAAAGAAGATCCGCCAGGACCCGGTTGGCACCGGCAGCGCGATTTTGAAAAAAGTCTTCGGTGGGATGAAGTAG
- a CDS encoding cytochrome b/b6 domain-containing protein has product MYTNKNLHKVRVWDLPTRVFHWALVACVVGLAITGTVGGNAMVWHFRFGYTVLALLLFRIVWGLVGGRWSRFGAFIYAPQSVINYLKGRGKPEHGVGHSPIGAGSVFAMLGFLVAQVGTGLLSDDEIAFAGPLTRFVSNATVSLTTNYHKNIGKWVLLALVVLHIAAIIYYLSRKHNLVGAMLHGDKELVVAAPPSRDDTVSRVAAVLILAVCGGVAYWVSTLEAAPAF; this is encoded by the coding sequence ATGTACACCAACAAAAATCTTCACAAGGTGCGTGTCTGGGATCTGCCGACACGGGTTTTTCACTGGGCGCTGGTCGCCTGCGTGGTCGGCCTGGCCATCACCGGCACCGTGGGCGGCAACGCCATGGTCTGGCACTTCCGCTTCGGCTACACCGTGCTGGCCTTGTTGCTGTTTCGCATCGTCTGGGGCCTGGTGGGTGGGCGCTGGTCCCGGTTTGGTGCGTTTATTTACGCGCCGCAGAGCGTCATCAACTACCTCAAGGGGCGCGGCAAGCCCGAGCACGGCGTGGGCCACAGCCCGATCGGCGCGGGTTCGGTGTTTGCGATGCTCGGCTTCCTCGTCGCCCAGGTAGGCACGGGGCTGCTGAGCGACGATGAAATCGCGTTTGCCGGCCCGCTGACGCGTTTTGTCTCCAACGCCACCGTGAGCCTCACGACCAACTATCACAAGAACATCGGCAAATGGGTGCTGCTGGCGCTGGTGGTGCTGCACATCGCGGCCATCATTTATTACCTGAGCCGCAAGCACAACCTGGTGGGCGCCATGCTGCACGGCGACAAGGAACTGGTGGTGGCAGCGCCGCCCTCGCGCGACGACACGGTGTCGCGCGTTGCGGCGGTGCTGATCCTGGCGGTTTGCGGCGGCGTGGCCTACTGGGTGTCGACGCTGGAAGCGGCGCCCGCGTTCTGA
- a CDS encoding alpha/beta hydrolase — MANFVLVHGAWHGGWCWQRVTAPLQAQGHRVYAVTLTGLGERAHLLSPAINLDTHINDVINLIEAEELHDVILAVHSYAGMIGTAVTDRMPERIKHLVYVDAVVPKPGESWSSTQASATQQQRMAAAQASPNFSFPPPDPEVFGLHDADHAWVKRRQTPHPGNTYQAPLHFDVKRVAAVPRTFVNCVDPALATIAPSRLRVQDPKFWDGAWLPNSRVVEIKTGHDPMISEPAALTKFLLESAE, encoded by the coding sequence ATGGCAAATTTTGTTTTGGTGCACGGTGCCTGGCATGGCGGCTGGTGCTGGCAACGCGTCACCGCCCCGCTGCAGGCGCAAGGCCATCGCGTGTACGCCGTCACGTTGACGGGCCTGGGCGAGCGCGCGCACCTGCTCTCGCCCGCGATCAACCTCGACACGCATATCAACGACGTCATCAACCTGATCGAAGCGGAAGAGTTGCATGACGTCATCCTCGCCGTGCATTCGTACGCCGGCATGATCGGCACGGCGGTGACTGACCGCATGCCCGAGCGCATCAAGCACCTGGTGTATGTGGATGCGGTGGTGCCCAAGCCCGGCGAAAGCTGGAGCAGCACGCAGGCCAGCGCGACGCAGCAGCAGCGCATGGCGGCGGCGCAGGCGTCGCCGAACTTCAGCTTTCCGCCGCCTGACCCGGAGGTGTTTGGCCTGCATGACGCCGACCATGCATGGGTAAAACGCCGGCAGACGCCGCACCCAGGCAACACCTACCAGGCGCCGCTGCACTTTGATGTGAAGCGTGTGGCGGCGGTGCCGCGCACCTTTGTCAATTGTGTGGACCCGGCGCTGGCGACCATTGCACCCAGCCGCCTGCGTGTGCAGGACCCGAAATTCTGGGACGGCGCGTGGCTGCCGAATTCGCGGGTGGTCGAGATCAAGACCGGGCACGACCCGATGATCAGCGAGCCTGCGGCGCTGACAAAATTCCTGCTGGAAAGCGCCGAATGA
- a CDS encoding TlpA disulfide reductase family protein — MALAGVLALAALASLPGCSGAQAAPESTFVLLDGSKKTTADLKGKVTLVNFWATSCVTCVAEMPKVISTYNKYQSQGYDTLAVAMSYDPPSYVVNYTETRKLPFKVAIDNTGAVAKAWGDVQLTPTTYLVNKRGEVVKKYVGEPDFAALHQLIEKLLAET, encoded by the coding sequence ATGGCCCTGGCCGGCGTTTTGGCCCTGGCAGCCCTTGCCAGCCTGCCCGGGTGCAGCGGCGCGCAAGCCGCTCCGGAGTCGACCTTCGTGCTGCTCGACGGCAGCAAAAAGACCACCGCCGACCTCAAAGGCAAGGTCACCCTCGTCAACTTCTGGGCCACGAGCTGCGTGACCTGCGTGGCCGAAATGCCCAAAGTCATCTCCACCTACAACAAATACCAAAGCCAGGGCTACGACACGCTGGCCGTGGCCATGAGCTACGACCCGCCGAGCTACGTCGTCAATTACACCGAAACGCGCAAGCTGCCTTTCAAGGTGGCCATCGACAACACCGGTGCCGTGGCCAAGGCCTGGGGCGATGTGCAACTCACGCCGACGACCTACCTGGTCAACAAGCGCGGCGAAGTCGTCAAGAAGTATGTGGGCGAGCCGGATTTTGCGGCGCTGCACCAGCTGATTGAAAAGCTCCTCGCAGAGACTTGA
- a CDS encoding GrpB family protein, which produces MTGPNSLLAAIHEEVSLQPYDPRWPGLFAAERDRLRLLAPQLPARLIDIQHIGSTAVPGLAAKPVIDMLAGVESMAAAEALLAPLCANGYTTSAEFNASLNDRKWLMRWADGRRTHHLHIVVHGGDVWAGRLRFRDALRADAALAARYAALKAELAAKHPRDREAYTDAKAAFVQAASKG; this is translated from the coding sequence ATGACTGGCCCCAATTCCCTGCTTGCCGCCATTCACGAGGAAGTGAGCCTGCAGCCCTATGACCCGCGCTGGCCGGGCCTGTTTGCCGCCGAGCGGGACCGGCTGCGGCTGCTCGCGCCGCAGCTTCCGGCGCGCCTGATCGACATCCAGCACATCGGCAGCACGGCGGTGCCGGGCCTGGCGGCCAAACCGGTGATCGACATGCTGGCCGGGGTCGAATCGATGGCGGCGGCCGAGGCGCTGTTGGCGCCGCTGTGCGCCAACGGCTACACCACGTCGGCGGAGTTCAACGCCTCACTCAACGACCGCAAATGGCTGATGCGCTGGGCCGACGGGCGGCGCACGCACCATTTGCACATCGTGGTGCACGGCGGCGATGTGTGGGCCGGGCGCCTGCGCTTTCGCGACGCACTGCGTGCGGATGCGGCGCTGGCCGCGCGCTATGCCGCCCTCAAGGCGGAGCTGGCGGCGAAGCACCCGCGCGACCGTGAGGCTTACACCGATGCCAAGGCCGCGTTTGTGCAGGCGGCCAGCAAGGGCTGA
- the phnD gene encoding phosphate/phosphite/phosphonate ABC transporter substrate-binding protein encodes MVYLRNAAVLTGTALALSASWAQTETPRAPAKAKPAAAAPVEKFSGPREKMVVAMPKTYGKTETMALWGDYFSHLSRCANVELQNAQGDSLERTSNVDILGEKELVEALSTGKAQIGQVNPGLAAQMVTAGQAAPFGVPGNKATGQRNSYKLILISRIDSPYKEPKDLVGKKIAHTTPTSNSGNLAPRALFPALGLTPDKDYEVVFSNGHERSVTGVMHGFYPAAAVASDLYQRMVVKGDVKGSSIRTLWESPPFMTETWTMNKDVSPELQARVKKCSFSYNFSPTLKKQLPGNDTFLPINFDRDFATVMQVYRSTQKK; translated from the coding sequence ATGGTGTATCTACGTAACGCGGCGGTTCTGACCGGCACCGCCCTGGCGCTGAGCGCAAGCTGGGCCCAAACCGAAACCCCGCGCGCGCCCGCCAAGGCCAAGCCAGCGGCCGCAGCGCCTGTCGAAAAATTTTCAGGCCCGCGCGAAAAAATGGTCGTGGCCATGCCCAAGACCTACGGCAAGACCGAGACGATGGCGCTGTGGGGCGACTATTTCAGCCACCTGTCGCGCTGCGCCAATGTGGAACTGCAGAACGCCCAGGGCGATTCGCTCGAGCGCACCAGCAACGTCGACATCCTGGGCGAGAAGGAACTGGTCGAAGCCCTGTCGACCGGCAAGGCCCAGATCGGCCAGGTGAACCCCGGCCTGGCCGCGCAGATGGTGACCGCCGGGCAGGCCGCGCCGTTCGGCGTGCCGGGCAACAAGGCCACCGGCCAGCGCAATTCCTACAAGCTGATCCTGATCAGCCGCATCGACAGCCCCTACAAGGAACCCAAGGACCTGGTGGGCAAAAAGATCGCGCACACCACACCCACCTCCAACTCGGGCAACCTGGCGCCGCGCGCGCTGTTCCCGGCGCTGGGCCTGACACCTGACAAGGATTACGAGGTGGTGTTTTCCAACGGGCATGAGCGCTCGGTGACCGGTGTGATGCATGGTTTTTACCCTGCCGCGGCCGTGGCCAGCGATTTGTACCAGCGCATGGTCGTCAAGGGCGACGTGAAGGGCTCGAGCATCCGCACGCTCTGGGAAAGCCCGCCCTTCATGACGGAAACCTGGACCATGAACAAGGACGTCTCGCCCGAGCTGCAGGCGCGCGTGAAGAAGTGCTCGTTCAGCTACAACTTCTCGCCGACGCTGAAGAAACAGCTGCCCGGCAACGACACCTTCCTGCCCATCAATTTCGATCGCGATTTTGCGACGGTGATGCAGGTGTACCGCTCCACGCAGAAGAAGTAA
- a CDS encoding D-amino acid dehydrogenase yields MKVMVLGAGVTGITTAWYLAQRGHEVTVVERRGAAAMETSFANGGQISVSHAEPWANPGAPLKVLQWLAREDAPLLFRLRADVNQWLWGLEFLRNCTPARTAENIKQIVSLGMYSRGALQKLRAELGLQYDAQTKGILHFYTSQAEYDAAQEPARIMREHGCELDMKTADECVAIEPALAQCRSSIVGGSMTPSDESGDAQAFTTALAARCEQAGVKFLYNTTVLGLDAAEGQLNGVQVAMGRGEAGGKVEMLKADAYVMCLGAFSAQWAKVLGQSLRIYPAKGYSVTLPVINEAASYQVSLTDDEYKLVFSRFGNRLRIAGTAELNGYNTELNLVRCNAIVRRVKQLFPEMTDGEGAQFWTGLRPATPSNVPYIGKSRASNVFLNTGHGTLGWTHACGSGAAIADIVSGRVPEVDFAFTGMPKAGRVMALPGMVKA; encoded by the coding sequence ATGAAAGTCATGGTTTTGGGGGCGGGTGTCACGGGGATCACCACCGCCTGGTATTTGGCGCAACGCGGTCATGAGGTGACGGTGGTCGAGCGCCGCGGCGCGGCCGCGATGGAAACCAGCTTCGCCAACGGCGGGCAAATATCGGTGAGCCACGCCGAGCCCTGGGCCAACCCGGGCGCACCGCTCAAGGTATTGCAATGGCTGGCGCGTGAAGATGCGCCGCTGCTCTTCAGGCTGCGGGCCGATGTGAACCAGTGGCTGTGGGGCCTGGAGTTTCTGCGCAACTGCACGCCGGCGCGCACCGCAGAAAACATCAAACAAATCGTGAGCCTGGGCATGTACAGCCGCGGCGCGCTGCAAAAGCTGCGTGCCGAGCTGGGCCTGCAATACGACGCGCAGACCAAGGGCATCCTGCACTTCTACACCAGCCAGGCCGAGTACGACGCCGCGCAGGAACCGGCGCGCATCATGCGCGAGCACGGCTGCGAGCTGGACATGAAAACCGCCGACGAGTGCGTGGCCATTGAGCCGGCGCTGGCGCAATGCCGCAGCAGCATCGTGGGGGGCAGCATGACGCCGAGCGATGAGTCGGGCGATGCGCAAGCTTTTACCACCGCGCTGGCCGCGCGCTGCGAGCAGGCGGGCGTGAAGTTTTTGTACAACACCACCGTGCTGGGGCTGGATGCCGCAGAGGGGCAACTCAATGGTGTGCAAGTCGCGATGGGCCGCGGTGAGGCCGGCGGCAAGGTCGAGATGCTGAAGGCCGACGCCTATGTGATGTGCCTGGGCGCCTTCAGCGCGCAGTGGGCCAAGGTGCTGGGGCAAAGCCTGCGCATCTACCCGGCCAAGGGTTACTCGGTCACGCTGCCGGTCATCAACGAAGCGGCCTCTTACCAGGTCAGCCTGACGGACGACGAGTACAAGCTGGTGTTCTCGCGCTTTGGCAATCGCCTGCGCATTGCCGGCACGGCCGAACTCAACGGCTACAACACCGAGCTGAACCTGGTGCGCTGCAATGCCATCGTGCGCCGGGTGAAGCAGCTCTTCCCCGAGATGACGGACGGCGAAGGCGCGCAGTTCTGGACGGGCCTGCGCCCGGCCACGCCGAGCAACGTGCCGTACATCGGCAAGAGCCGCGCATCCAACGTCTTCCTCAACACCGGCCACGGCACGCTGGGCTGGACGCACGCCTGCGGCTCGGGCGCGGCGATCGCGGACATCGTGAGCGGGCGCGTGCCGGAGGTGGACTTTGCGTTTACCGGCATGCCGAAGGCGGGGCGCGTGATGGCATTGCCGGGGATGGTGAAGGCCTGA
- a CDS encoding peroxiredoxin: MIKVGDTLPATTLMEFSEVEGNGCSIGPNPVDVAKASAGKTIALFALPGAFTPTCSAKHVPGYVEKFAELKAAGVDEIWCLSVNDAFVMGAWARDQKTGDKVRMLADGSADFAKAAGLTLDLTARGMGLRSNRYSMLVKDGKVASLNVEGPGKFEVSDAATLLAQAKG; encoded by the coding sequence ATGATCAAAGTAGGCGACACCCTTCCGGCCACCACGCTGATGGAATTTTCCGAAGTCGAAGGCAATGGTTGCAGCATCGGCCCCAACCCGGTGGATGTGGCCAAAGCCAGTGCCGGTAAAACCATCGCCCTGTTTGCGCTGCCAGGCGCCTTCACACCCACCTGCTCGGCCAAACACGTACCCGGCTATGTGGAGAAATTCGCCGAACTGAAGGCTGCCGGTGTCGACGAGATCTGGTGCCTGAGCGTGAACGACGCGTTTGTCATGGGCGCCTGGGCGCGCGACCAGAAGACCGGCGACAAGGTGCGCATGCTGGCCGATGGCAGCGCGGACTTCGCCAAGGCCGCCGGCCTCACGCTGGACCTGACCGCGCGCGGCATGGGCCTGCGCAGCAACCGCTATTCCATGCTGGTCAAGGACGGCAAAGTCGCCAGCCTCAATGTGGAAGGCCCCGGCAAATTTGAAGTCAGCGACGCCGCCACCCTGCTCGCCCAGGCCAAGGGCTGA
- the rpmC gene encoding 50S ribosomal protein L29 — MTKSTELRQKDVAGLKTEVKELQKAHFGLRMQKATQQLTNTSTLRSTRRSIARAKTILAETIVKQGAKK; from the coding sequence ATGACCAAATCTACTGAACTGCGCCAAAAAGACGTTGCCGGCCTGAAAACCGAAGTCAAAGAGCTGCAAAAAGCCCACTTTGGCCTGCGTATGCAAAAAGCCACGCAGCAACTGACCAACACTTCCACGCTGCGTTCCACGCGTCGCAGCATCGCTCGCGCCAAGACTATCCTGGCCGAAACCATCGTCAAGCAAGGAGCCAAAAAATGA
- the rpsQ gene encoding 30S ribosomal protein S17, whose product MTEAKKSLKRTLIGKVVSDKRAKTVTVLVERRVKHELYGKIVSLSSKYHAHDEKGEYHTGDVIEITESRPISKTKNWVVTRLVEKAVIV is encoded by the coding sequence ATGACGGAAGCTAAAAAATCCCTCAAGCGCACCTTGATCGGCAAGGTGGTGAGCGACAAGCGCGCCAAGACCGTGACGGTCCTGGTCGAGCGCCGTGTGAAGCACGAGCTGTACGGCAAGATCGTATCGCTGTCCAGCAAGTACCACGCCCATGACGAAAAGGGCGAGTACCACACGGGCGACGTGATCGAGATCACCGAAAGCCGTCCGATCTCCAAGACCAAGAACTGGGTTGTGACCCGTCTGGTTGAAAAGGCCGTGATCGTTTAA
- a CDS encoding GNAT family N-acetyltransferase, translating into MQRPNIQFITPDTPEQLAATRLIFREYAEQLGIDLCFQNFEAELAELPGEYDEPEGTLLLALVDGEVAGCCALRALDSVDYPNAGEMKRLYVRNAFRRFGLGRQLAEAILEAARVAGYSSVLLDTLDDMESARALYAELGFSEIPPYYHNPIPGAHYLKVDL; encoded by the coding sequence GTGCAACGCCCCAACATCCAGTTCATCACGCCCGACACGCCGGAGCAATTGGCCGCCACGCGGCTGATTTTTCGCGAGTACGCGGAGCAGCTGGGCATTGACCTGTGCTTCCAGAATTTCGAGGCCGAGCTGGCCGAGTTGCCCGGCGAATACGACGAACCCGAAGGCACGCTGCTGCTGGCGCTGGTGGACGGCGAAGTCGCCGGCTGCTGCGCATTGCGCGCGCTGGACTCCGTCGACTACCCGAACGCCGGCGAAATGAAGCGGCTTTATGTGCGCAACGCGTTTCGCCGCTTCGGCTTGGGCCGCCAGCTGGCGGAGGCGATCCTGGAGGCGGCGCGCGTGGCGGGTTACAGCTCGGTCCTGCTGGACACGCTGGACGACATGGAATCGGCCCGCGCCTTGTATGCCGAGCTGGGGTTTTCGGAGATCCCGCCCTACTATCACAACCCGATTCCGGGGGCGCATTACCTCAAGGTCGATTTATAA
- a CDS encoding CaiB/BaiF CoA-transferase family protein yields the protein MNSLSGIRILDLSRVLAGPWCTQTLADLGADVIKIERPGTGDDTRTWGPPFLKDAQGADTEAAYYLGTNRNKRSVTCDIAQPAGQALVRALAAHCDVFVENFKVGDMARYGLDYASLKAINPRLVYCSVTGFGQTGPYADRAGYDYAIQGMGGLMSVTGERDDLGGGPQKVGVAVADLMTGMYATVAILAALRHAEKTGEGQQVDMALLDTQVAMLANLGANYLVSGKAPGRAGNAHQNIVPYQVFEVAPAADGSKDHLILAVGNDSQYAKFCTVANIPELATNPLFATNRNRVQNRGQLVPILEAVMKTRSKADWLSALEAAKVPCGAINSLAEVFADPQIEARKMVTEWQHPVKDDLKLVSSPIRMSATPVRTDLPPPLLGQHTDEVLRELLNYSDAQLSELKHIKVI from the coding sequence ATGAACTCCCTATCCGGCATCCGCATCCTCGACCTCTCCCGCGTGCTCGCAGGCCCCTGGTGTACCCAGACACTCGCTGATCTGGGTGCGGACGTGATCAAGATTGAGCGCCCTGGCACGGGTGACGACACACGCACCTGGGGTCCGCCGTTTTTGAAGGATGCGCAGGGGGCGGACACCGAGGCCGCTTATTACCTGGGCACGAACCGCAACAAGCGCTCCGTCACATGCGACATTGCGCAGCCCGCGGGCCAGGCGCTGGTGCGTGCGCTGGCTGCGCATTGCGATGTGTTTGTGGAGAACTTCAAGGTGGGCGACATGGCGCGTTATGGGCTGGACTATGCGTCGCTCAAAGCCATCAACCCGCGCCTCGTTTACTGCTCTGTCACGGGCTTTGGGCAGACGGGGCCTTATGCCGACCGTGCGGGTTATGACTATGCGATCCAGGGCATGGGTGGGCTGATGAGTGTGACGGGTGAGCGTGACGACCTGGGGGGTGGGCCGCAGAAGGTGGGTGTGGCGGTGGCGGATTTGATGACAGGCATGTATGCGACGGTGGCGATTCTTGCTGCGCTGCGCCATGCCGAGAAGACCGGCGAGGGCCAGCAGGTGGACATGGCGCTGCTGGACACGCAAGTGGCGATGCTGGCCAACCTGGGCGCCAACTATCTGGTGAGCGGCAAGGCGCCGGGCCGTGCGGGCAATGCGCACCAGAACATCGTGCCGTATCAGGTGTTTGAAGTGGCGCCTGCCGCTGACGGCAGCAAGGACCATTTGATTCTCGCGGTGGGCAATGACTCGCAGTATGCGAAGTTTTGCACCGTGGCCAACATCCCTGAGCTGGCAACCAACCCGCTGTTTGCCACGAATCGCAACCGCGTGCAGAACCGCGGCCAGCTGGTGCCGATTCTGGAGGCGGTGATGAAGACGCGCAGCAAGGCCGACTGGCTGAGCGCGCTGGAGGCGGCGAAGGTGCCGTGTGGCGCGATCAACAGCCTGGCGGAGGTGTTTGCCGATCCGCAAATTGAGGCGCGCAAGATGGTGACCGAGTGGCAGCACCCGGTGAAGGACGATTTGAAACTCGTCTCCAGCCCCATCCGCATGAGCGCGACGCCGGTGCGCACCGACTTGCCGCCGCCGCTGCTGGGCCAGCACACGGATGAAGTGCTGCGCGAGCTGCTGAACTATTCGGACGCGCAGCTGTCTGAACTCAAACACATAAAGGTGATCTGA
- the rplP gene encoding 50S ribosomal protein L16 produces the protein MLQPARRKYRKEQKGRNTGIATRGSSVAFGDFGLKCTDRGRLTARQIEAARRAISRHVKRGGRIWIRVFPDKPISQKPAEVRMGNGKGNPEYYVAEIQPGKIVFEIVGVPEELAREAFRLASAKLPLRTTFVSRMIGQ, from the coding sequence ATGCTGCAACCCGCTCGCAGAAAATACCGCAAAGAGCAAAAAGGCCGCAACACCGGCATCGCAACCCGGGGTTCCTCGGTTGCGTTCGGTGACTTCGGTCTCAAGTGCACCGACCGTGGTCGCCTGACTGCTCGTCAAATTGAAGCCGCACGCCGTGCGATTTCCCGTCACGTCAAACGTGGCGGCCGTATCTGGATCCGTGTCTTCCCGGACAAGCCGATTTCCCAAAAGCCTGCTGAAGTGCGTATGGGTAACGGTAAAGGTAATCCAGAGTACTACGTGGCTGAAATCCAGCCCGGCAAGATCGTGTTTGAAATCGTCGGTGTGCCTGAAGAGCTGGCCCGCGAAGCGTTCCGCCTGGCTTCTGCCAAGCTGCCGCTGCGCACCACCTTCGTCAGCCGCATGATTGGCCAGTAA